In the Victivallis sp. Marseille-Q1083 genome, one interval contains:
- a CDS encoding Gfo/Idh/MocA family protein: MKLVSGWRLVWLCAMLWGLRLAVVGADLPPVYAFPVPEREAGQRSALAMRCEPLEKVRVAFVGVGARGLDAVRRFRYLSGAETVAVADVAPENLAEAKKILAGVPGVDFYDGAEDWKIICRRDDVDLVYICTPWDLHAPLAVYAMEHGKHVAVEVPAALTIEECWQLVDTSERTRRHCMMLENCNYDFFELTVLNMAQQGVLGEIVHVEGAYIHDLRDYQYHGYWNHWRYELSKQRNGCLYPTHGIGPVAHVLNIHRGDRMERLGSMSTGQFGMSAYAAREFPADSRFNQETPKLGDMNTTLIHTANGKTMLIQHDVTSPRPYDRRFLVSGTGGFAQKYPVEGVALEPNAHAFLAGEAREELFRRYEHPFSREIGEEARRVGGHGGMDFIMDYRLIYCLNHGLPLDQDVYDAAEWSSLVELSQKSIELGNAPVEVPDFTRGEWKRLDGVHYYSAGEPDCLNETNQTTGGNN; this comes from the coding sequence ATGAAATTGGTCAGTGGTTGGCGGTTGGTATGGTTATGCGCGATGCTCTGGGGGCTCCGCCTGGCGGTTGTCGGTGCGGATTTGCCGCCGGTCTATGCGTTTCCGGTGCCCGAACGGGAGGCCGGGCAGCGATCGGCTCTGGCGATGCGTTGTGAGCCGCTGGAAAAAGTCCGGGTCGCCTTTGTCGGCGTCGGGGCGCGGGGATTGGATGCGGTGCGCCGTTTTCGCTATCTGTCCGGGGCGGAAACCGTGGCGGTGGCGGATGTGGCGCCGGAGAACCTGGCGGAAGCGAAGAAAATCCTGGCCGGGGTTCCCGGAGTGGATTTCTATGACGGCGCGGAAGACTGGAAAATAATCTGTCGGCGCGACGACGTCGATTTGGTTTATATCTGTACGCCGTGGGATCTGCATGCGCCGCTGGCGGTCTATGCGATGGAGCACGGCAAGCATGTTGCCGTGGAGGTGCCGGCGGCACTGACGATCGAGGAGTGCTGGCAACTGGTGGACACTTCGGAGCGGACCCGGCGGCACTGTATGATGCTGGAAAATTGCAACTATGACTTCTTCGAACTGACGGTCCTGAACATGGCGCAGCAGGGCGTGCTGGGGGAAATTGTCCATGTCGAGGGCGCCTATATTCACGATTTGCGGGATTACCAGTATCACGGTTATTGGAATCACTGGCGGTATGAGCTGTCGAAGCAGCGTAACGGCTGCCTTTATCCCACCCATGGCATCGGCCCGGTCGCCCATGTGCTGAACATCCATCGCGGCGACCGGATGGAACGGCTGGGGTCGATGTCCACCGGCCAGTTCGGCATGTCCGCCTATGCGGCGCGGGAATTTCCGGCCGATTCCCGGTTCAATCAGGAGACACCGAAACTGGGGGATATGAATACGACGCTGATCCACACCGCCAACGGCAAAACCATGCTCATTCAGCACGATGTCACCAGTCCGCGTCCCTATGACCGGAGATTCCTGGTTTCCGGCACCGGCGGTTTCGCCCAGAAATATCCGGTGGAAGGGGTGGCGCTGGAGCCGAATGCCCATGCGTTCCTTGCCGGGGAAGCCCGGGAAGAACTGTTTCGCCGTTACGAACATCCGTTCAGCCGGGAAATCGGCGAAGAGGCCCGCCGGGTCGGCGGCCACGGCGGCATGGATTTCATCATGGACTACCGGTTGATCTATTGTCTCAACCACGGCCTGCCGCTGGACCAGGACGTCTACGACGCGGCGGAGTGGAGTTCGCTGGTGGAATTGTCGCAAAAGTCCATTGAACTGGGCAATGCGCCGGTCGAAGTGCCGGACTTTACCCGGGGAGAGTGGAAACGGCTGGACGGCGTGCATTATTATTCCGCCGGCGAACCGGACTGCTTGAATGAAACGAACCAGACGACGGGAGGAAACAATTGA